The Tenrec ecaudatus isolate mTenEca1 chromosome 4, mTenEca1.hap1, whole genome shotgun sequence region CACGGTGATGCCCAGCCCGGCCTCTGCCAGGGATCTCGTGCTGCCCCTCTGGCTCTGCACTGCGGCCAGCTTGCCCAACAGGCGACGCCGGTAATGGGCTTTAAATGCCCGCACCACGGAGCTGGGCAGGGAAGGCGGCGTGCTGGTGGCGGTCAAGGGCAAGAGGCGCACGTGGCACAGCCCGGGCAAGCCGGCCCACTCCTCCACCGCCCCCGCGGCTAGCAGCAGGGCCACCCTGCGGCCCTGCCGCCCCATGTCCCGGTCAAACTGTGCCAACCACTCAACCCAGGGGATGCCCAGCTCGGGGTGGTAGGAGGCTGGCAGGGCCTCGCTGCTGACCCCGAAGAAGCACCTCGGGGTCGCCTGGCGCCCTCCCACCAGCAGCCGCCGCTTCTCCGAGCCCCGACTGTTAGCACACAGCAGCACGCGAACCTGGTCGCAGGCACCCCCTCGGCCGGGCACCGCCCGGTAGAGCAAGGGCACCTCCGCACAGCCAAAAACGTCCTCTGGGGCGAAGTCTTTCAGGGAaaggggcggcgggggcgggggcgggggcgggggcaggggcggaCGCGGTTCCGGAGCGACCGGAGGGGAGGGGGCGTGGCGCGCCCCGAGGCCCACGTTGTTGCGGCGTTTCCAGCGGACCAGCCAGCCGATGCTGGGCACGAAGTCCTGGCCCATGAGGTCGGCCAGCTCCTTGGCTTTGTGGAGCAGCATGGGCCCCGTCACGTCCCAGGCCTTGGCGCGGGCGATGTGGTACCAGCAGAGCAAGGCCTCGTCGATGTCGCTGTACTTGGACTCCCTCTTGCGCTTGCGCTCGCGGTTGGCGGTGCCGCTGCACCAGTCGGCCAGCAGCTTCTCCTTATTCTTGCAGATGCGCGAGATCTGCGGCTGGGACACCTGGAAGCGCCGCGCCACTTCCGACTGGGACATCTTGGACTCGTCCAGGAGTTCCAGCACCTGGATCTTCTCGGCCAGCGACAGGGCGTGCAGCTTCTTCTTGCTCAGCTCCATGGCTTCTCCGCGGcccctggggggcagggaggggatgtcAGGGGGGTCCAGAGGCCAGGATCAGGTGGGGAGGATGGATACTGGGGAGGGCTGGCCGAGCTAGTGCGGAGTGGGCTGATGGGCTGGGCATGACCCCCGCCccgtcctcccaccccccagcgaTGCCTGGCCAGAGGGTGGGGGCCGGCCCGCTGGAATTGGGCCGAAGTGGGGAAGAGAGCTGAATAGAGCTGAGGGACAGCTGCACATACAACAAAGGAGGTGGAGGCGGTGGGGGACCTGGGCTGGCTGAGTGGGCAGGTGTAGGGGGACAAGCAAGGCCGGGGAGGAGCGGTGATCGCCCAGCCTGGATTTGGATGAGGATGGGTGAGCGCGCGCACGTGGGAGCAGAGTTGAGGTGGCAGGTGCACAAAGGGTGTCGGACGGTCGGGAGGACAGGAGTGAGTGCAATGTGGTGCTGGGTCTGGAGGTCCGGCTGGGTGAGGTCCAGTCTTGAGGGGGCGTGGAGCCCACGCGGAGAGGGCAGGTGCACAGGCGACAAAGAGCGGGAGCGGGGCGCTGGGGCGAGCAGGCCTCGGGCAGCGGGGGACGGGGGTCCctgcggggaggggcgggggaggggtccAGGAGCCGGACCTAGACAGGCCGGGAGCCGGGGTCGGCCTCTCGCAGCACAGCACCGAGGCCGTCGGACCCgagcgccccccgccccccgccccccgcccggcCTCCCGCCCGGCACCCACCTCAGGCGCTCGTCCCGCCGGCTGCCGCCCAGCGCTCTAGCCTCTGCCCCGGCGGGCGCgcagcggcgggcggcgggcggagcgggcgggcgggcggcgggcTGGAGCTCTCGGGCCCCGGAGCGCGCCGCCCGCGCCGGGCTCTCTCGGGGGAGCGGAGCCCGCAGAGCTGCCCCTCCGCGCCCGCCACCGCAGCCCCGCCCCATCCCGACCCGATAGGCTTCCAGTGTGTCCGGTCCCGCCCTTGCCCAGCTCTCATTGGACGTTGCGGAATGGCGGTTCGCCGGGCTCTCTGGGGGCGGAGCTATGGCGCGGGGAGGGCGGGAGGCGGAGCCTGCTGGCCGCCGACCTGACCCTGGGCCTGCGGAGCCCTCGGACGGCCGCGTCGGGACCGGAGGACAGACCGGGTGTCCCAGACCTTCCTAACCGTGACTCTCGAAGTCCCCGCTCCTTTAAACAGCCCTGAGACCTTCCTCGGTGGTTTTGAGAAACTGGAGAAAGGAGAAAATGGACGCAAGCTTGCAACCACACAAAAGCTAGTTACCATGGACAGCGCTGACCTCGCCTCTGCCAGCCCGGCCAGCGGGAGGACCAATTTCCATTCGTTTTGGTGCCTGTTTGCAAGTCTAGCTCCTGAACTCAGCAGACGCTATCCTTCCTGCCTTGCTAACATTCAGCCCTTGCCCACGCCGGCCTGTTCTTTGAAATTAATGAGCCCCCTAACAGTCAATCCAGCGGCTCCTCTTCCACGAGAGCTTCAGCAGCTTGTCTAGCTGGGCTTCCGCCTCCCCTTCCAGGTgcctgaagggctggggctcctggtCTGAGCTGGCATCTCTTTGCCTTCTTCACAGGTTTCCTCCCATCAccaccccagacccaccagctgacACTTCTCTGCCCTCCAAAGCCCATCCCAAATTCAACCTCCTGCAaactcccagcagcccttgtgatgcAGTGGCTAAAGCACTTGGCTAACCGAAaggaaagatgaggtggtctgcttccatgaagattctaGCTGGACAAACCCTACGGGGgctagttttactctgtcctgtgggttgcgacgcctttgggggtcgaacaaccctttcgtaGGGgccgcctgattcctaacagtagcaaaatgatggtGATGGAGTAGCAACAACAACCATGTTATGGTTGGGTCACCGTGGcatgaaggctgagaaccgctgtcctagagggttatCCTGGAAACCAACTCAACCATGGGTTCGGGACAAACTACAATTTTCCTCTGACCTGGCACCGtgcttctgcattgggctgccagccacaaggtcagttcaGAACTGGcagctcctcaggaaaaggcagaggctatctacttccatgGAGCTGTCTTGGAAGcccccagggacagttccaccctgctgCCGGGCCGAGACCAACGAGTCCATGGCCGTGTTGGTGTCTTCTGCGccggctttaggagcttggggttgcaatggttaagcactcagttgttaactgaaaggtcagtagtctgAACCCACTAGTGGTTGTGCGCGAGAAGACCCAGCGACCTGCGTGTCAAGACTACAGCACAGGAAACCCTGCAGGGGTGTTGTGTCCGTCACTGgggactctgtcctccagggtcatggGTGGGATGGCACACAACGTATTTTTGCTTTTTGTCTTCAGGCCCTTGGACATCCCATCAACCATCATGTGCCTAATTCGTCCACTCATCCTGTTGCTTGTGCCATGACTGTTCTCATAGTAACCGCCGTTATAGAGTGCACCACTGCCCAGGCTTCCAAAAAGCCCTAGAGAACCTTCACCTCTGCGTCAAAACTCTAGTTAAAGAAATCCAAAACACTAAGCAGAGAGATAAGGAACACAAATCCCCTGAGGAAACCAGAGTTCCCATCAGATGCAGGGAAACTCACTTTTGAAGGACCGGCCACTGGaggatatttatttcaaagaccctcaagatggactgacacagcaatgccccaatgggctcaaacgtgcaGTGGTAAGGACGCCTGGCATCTCCTCCTGCAGTACAGGGGTGGCCCTGAACAATGTCCTGCAGGTTGCAGGGCTGCACTGGTGTTGGTGAGAGCAGCCTGGGGATGGCCCGGCTCCCACAGAGGAATGTGGCGGcacttctcactcactgccaagcCAGTTCTCACTCACTCGGCAGCACCTGGTGGACAAAACGCTCAAGCGCTGTCTTGTCATTTCCCTGTCCTTCATCTTAGGTGTTTCGTCATCTTTATGCAATCACCATACTTCTGAAATTGGTTATTCTATAGCTTGCAGCTATTTAACCTACGTCAAGCAGTATTTTCTCCAATCAAATCAACTTATACCCAGCAATAGGCAGTGGTTGGACTTCACTAGCTGTTTTGAGTGGGGGGTTCATCCATCTGCTCCCCTATCGACAGCCTTGGAGACTTCACACATCACGGATGAGCTGGAGTTGGTTCAGTGACAGTGGGGAAGGTTGATTTCAGTCCAATCAAATGTTATTTATCAAAACAGCATCATTGCTCCTATGGTAATTGTTATAAACTTGAATTTGCCTAACAAATGACAATCAAGTCAGTTTCTGCCTGCTGTGCATATGGAGTCCAGCAGAAGTAGAAAGTGTCTGTCTGttctcaacagcagaaagcacTGCCCCGAGGCTCACGTGCACTTGTGATGGGGAtgggggggagtgtgtgtgtgtaacgtgGCCGAGAAAGCACCCAACAGAGGCCATCGTGTAAAAATGTTTATTTGCACTAATGTTTGGAATACAGGAAGGAACTAAGGGGGAAAAGATCTCAACTCCAAAGCGACAGTAAAGCAGGGTCTGTCTGTGGCCTAGGAGGAAGGCCACTTCAAGGTACCCTGGAATGGACTGTCCCCCAACTACTCAATGTCAGCGCCACCAAGCAGAGAACTGAGGAACCAGGGCGTGAAGACCTTACCGGCTGCTGGCGAGCGGACCAGGGGAGAagggtgtctgtctgtctgtggtgGCCCTGGCCCGGCTGCATGAGGCAAGGAGCTGAGGCACCCTTTTAAGGGGGAGggaggctgaaggcccaggtccaAGAACAAAAAGGGGATTCTGGAGGTAGACTTTGACATCGAGTTAAAAAACAGGCACATtatctgtctgtctccctgtggCCCTCAAGCCACTGGCCTGGCCCCTGATACTTCCTCTGTCCCCACAAAACCAAAGGGAataaggagggaggcagggaattctGAGGGTGGGGAATGCTTCGGTCATGAGACACCAGAAAAGCATGGGGTGACACTGCTGCTCCCtgcagggaggggcagggcagagcACCCTGGAGGTGAGGGCAGGCAGCACAGGGGCGCAGCAGCAAACGGTGCTGCCACAGCCACAGCCCCTTCGTCACGAACTGCCAGCAACACGGGCAGGGCTGGGCCTGGCAGCCAGAATGAGGCAGAGCCAGAGAAGCAAGCAGTCCTCCCGTTCGGAGGCCACAAACCCTGTGACAGCCAGGCCTGGGTCCAAGGCAGGCCTTGTGAATGCATGACCTGGAGGGCAGCAGGAGCCGGGCGGCAGCCGTGCCCGGCCAGGGTTACGCCTCTCCCTGAGGACCTGTGGCCAGAGGTGTTCAGAGCTGCCGCTCCACCTGCTGCTGCCAAAGGCAGGTTGGCACGAGGTTCTCTGGACTTGTGAAAGAtcagggggtgtggggtgtgggcaTGGAAAACGGGAAACAGCCCTAGAGTGTGGGAGAGCAGGGCAGTCACATCAAGAGGAGTTCTGGTTCTGGTAGATGGAAGCTTTCTCCTTCAACAAGTCCAGACACAAGTGGCAGCTCCAACTTCCTGCAGGGAAGCACAACAAGGTAAGGATGGGTCCCACacactcccccccgcccccctccagtGCCAGAGTCGGTACAGGTGGGCTGGAAGGTGATCTACAGTCGTGAGGGATCACACCTTCCTGACTGGAGGGGTCTCTGGCCTCCAGCTATCCTCACAGGTACTCtccagggggaggggagcagccaGCAGAATTTCGGAACACGCACACCCAGGTGTGTCCGCTCAGTTAAGCCACCCACTCTGGGAGCGGGAAGTGGCTGAAGGCTGAAGCCAGCCCCAGGCTCAGCGTAACGCAAGATCCAGACGGCACTCTCATGGCCCCCAAGAAATCCCATTTTCATTTCTTATCAGCTGGGTTTCCGCGAGCACTGCCCTGTGGCAGGGAGCGGGGTCCTCACCATTACCGGGGCCTGAGTATCCATCCGGCagccaggagaaggctatgctgaTCCCACGTTAGGACCTTGCCTCAACTCCTCCTTTCTGGCACCTGACCTTTACCACCAGGTCAGCACTGCCGAGGCTCCCGGGGCTCATTATTCTGAGGGGCAGCTCTTTGGCGGAAAGCTGAGCCAGCGGCCCTTTCACAGGTACAAAACCAGCCCTTCCTGCCTTGAAATGAACTACACAGAATTGCACATGTGTCTCTCTGGACACGGTTCGATGGTAAAGGAGCCAGTTTTCAGCACGTTGTCTGTGTTTAAGGGAAGTGTCTCATCCAAACGCCAGGTTCCTGGCCCTCCCAGAAGGGAGAGGAAATGCACCCTGACATCTGTTTGGAGCTGAGCCCTCTGGGTAAGGCCAGGGCACTCTTGGACGGCCTGGAGATGATGTGTCAACACTGAACCCGCAGAGCTGTGGCAAAGGCCAGCATCATCAGGGGCCCTGCACGGGTACTCTTCCAAGGAAGTCACTGAGCCGAGACCCAGGGGCCGCTTACCCTCAGGAGGCTCCGACATGGCCGGGGTGAGACAGTACATGTGGTAGCCACGGTCACAGTCGTCGCAGAAGAGCAGCTGGTCCTGGGAAAGGCAAGGGGAGAAGGGGCGCTGAGTGGCCACCGTCCCTCAGTCAGGGCACTGGGGTCATGGGCGGTGGCGAGGGGACCCAGGAGCTTTTGGAGACACGACAGCTACTTGAGGTATACAGAAAGGACAAGTGGGTGAGGGCGACAAGCTGGGCAGGTGCCCACTTCTGTCCAAACGCAGCCCAGCCCAAAGCACCATCAGCTCTCACGTGGACCCTGACACAGCTTCCTGACTGACCTCAGGTCTTCCGATCTTGTCCCCAATAATCAACTCTCCCGAGGGGCCACAGTGACCTAGCTCAAATGCCTCAGAGAGCCACTGCCCAAACTGAAACCCATCAGCAGCTTTCCACTGTACTTGGAAGACCACGGCACATCCGGTCTGGGGGCGCggcctctctctcctcccacggtcCCCACCGCATGGCTCTAGCAGTACACGGGCTCCGTCCCTGCGCCCCTTGTGGGAGTGCCCGCCTTCATCTCCTCTTAGACAGACTCCTGGGCATCACCAACTCCACCTCCTCAGAAGTCACCCAGCCAGTTCCTGTTGCACGTCTCCCAATGCTCCTGACGTATTGCCCCCCTGAGCAACTTCAGCACCCTCAGTGCCTGACAGTGACACACCCCACCCTGCCCGTTGGGCTCCCGCGGCGGCTACGCACGCACGTCGTTCTCGGAGGTGCCGCACAGGTTGCAGCACTTGCACTCGATGCACTGCCAGCGGTAGGTCTTCACAGCCGCCATCATCACGGGGGTGAACTGCAGGCAGGACGGGTGCCCTGTGGAGGGAAGGCGGGAGATAGGTGGCTGGCTGTGGCAGCCACGGCCAGGACGGTGTCTGGCGACCTCTCCCCGAGGGTGAGGTACCTGAGCGGCCGCAGTCAGAACAGGACACCAGCTCCTCCGGTTGGCCTGTCTTCTTGTTGATCTTGGAGTCCCCCAAGCAGAAGTCGCAGTAGTTGTTGGGCAGGGCCAGCCCATCAGGACC contains the following coding sequences:
- the TIGD3 gene encoding tigger transposable element-derived protein 3, with translation MELSKKKLHALSLAEKIQVLELLDESKMSQSEVARRFQVSQPQISRICKNKEKLLADWCSGTANRERKRKRESKYSDIDEALLCWYHIARAKAWDVTGPMLLHKAKELADLMGQDFVPSIGWLVRWKRRNNVGLGARHAPSPPVAPEPRPPLPPPPPPPPPPLSLKDFAPEDVFGCAEVPLLYRAVPGRGGACDQVRVLLCANSRGSEKRRLLVGGRQATPRCFFGVSSEALPASYHPELGIPWVEWLAQFDRDMGRQGRRVALLLAAGAVEEWAGLPGLCHVRLLPLTATSTPPSLPSSVVRAFKAHYRRRLLGKLAAVQSQRGSTRSLAEAGLGITVLDALHLAAAAWAKVQPQLILSSFIQEGLAPGKTPASRDRTAALPPAPRGLSLEEFSRFVDLEGEEEPGQGPCKQETGPEGAEGCPEDGIGALPTKADALRALGTLRRWLEGQGAPAGIFEKFYACEEEVERLCCL